In a single window of the Streptacidiphilus sp. P02-A3a genome:
- a CDS encoding response regulator transcription factor, translating into MTSTVLLAEDDRAIRDSLVRLLTLEGYQVTAVADGIQALAAIHKEHPDAIVLDVMMPGIDGLAVCSVLRAENDRTPILMLTARVETSDRVAGLDAGADDYMVKPFETDELLARLRALLRRALPLPVPADPPSTQSVHPADGLIEVGDLRIDPTARRVWRQDIEIALSRTEYDLLELLARNAGIVLDHSTVYDRIWGYDFGPGSKNLAVYIGYLRRKLELPDAPPLIHTVRGVGYSLREP; encoded by the coding sequence GTGACGTCGACAGTACTGCTGGCCGAGGACGATCGGGCCATCCGCGATTCCCTGGTGCGCCTGCTGACCCTGGAGGGCTACCAGGTGACCGCGGTCGCCGACGGCATCCAGGCCCTCGCCGCCATCCACAAGGAGCACCCCGACGCCATCGTGCTGGACGTGATGATGCCCGGCATCGACGGCCTCGCGGTGTGCAGCGTGCTCCGGGCGGAGAACGACCGCACGCCGATCCTGATGCTCACCGCCCGGGTCGAGACCTCGGACCGGGTGGCGGGCCTGGACGCGGGCGCGGACGACTACATGGTGAAGCCCTTCGAGACCGACGAGCTGCTGGCGCGGCTGCGCGCGCTGCTGCGCCGGGCGCTGCCGCTGCCGGTCCCGGCGGATCCGCCGTCGACCCAGTCGGTGCACCCGGCGGACGGCCTGATCGAGGTCGGCGACCTGCGGATCGACCCCACCGCGCGCCGGGTCTGGCGGCAGGACATCGAGATCGCGCTCTCCCGCACCGAGTACGACCTGCTGGAGCTGCTGGCCCGGAACGCCGGGATCGTGCTCGACCACAGCACCGTCTACGACCGGATCTGGGGCTACGACTTCGGCCCCGGCTCGAAGAACCTCGCGGTCTACATCGGCTACCTGCGCCGCAAGCTGGAGCTCCCGGACGCTCCGCCGCTGATCCACACCGTCCGCGGCGTCGGCTACTCGCTGCGTGAGCCGTAG
- a CDS encoding helix-turn-helix transcriptional regulator: MSHALQRLMRERLDREGWSYGEVARRGGVPRSTVHHLATSERLVRMPQPTTLEGLARGLELSLDAVRRAAAESCGIHLYAADPAAEGGAPSADPEVDVLIASLHRLSMDDRRHVAALVESLLGRAARPAPSTGSRRDTEAPETAE, from the coding sequence GTGTCCCACGCACTGCAGCGGCTGATGAGAGAGCGGTTGGACCGGGAGGGCTGGTCCTACGGCGAGGTGGCCCGGCGCGGCGGTGTCCCGCGCTCCACCGTGCACCACCTGGCCACCAGCGAACGCCTGGTCCGGATGCCGCAGCCGACCACGCTGGAGGGCCTGGCCAGGGGCCTCGAACTGTCGCTGGACGCCGTCCGCCGGGCCGCCGCCGAGTCCTGCGGCATCCACCTGTACGCGGCCGACCCGGCCGCCGAGGGCGGCGCGCCCTCGGCCGACCCGGAGGTGGACGTGCTCATCGCGAGCCTGCACCGGCTGTCCATGGACGACCGCCGCCATGTCGCCGCGCTGGTCGAGTCGCTGCTGGGCCGTGCCGCCCGCCCCGCCCCGTCCACCGGGAGCCGACGCGACACCGAGGCTCCGGAAACGGCCGAGTAG